One genomic segment of Cydia splendana chromosome 5, ilCydSple1.2, whole genome shotgun sequence includes these proteins:
- the LOC134791055 gene encoding uncharacterized protein LOC134791055 codes for MEAYLCPYGSYPMMPPDQGHGDNVDYYSMQPMDGRDHTSSPKHRTNRREKRSRSASGSRSRSKSRTPRSRSHSRSRSHSVSRSHSQSTRTRSIRRGLNFRDPSFLDAFRVLYLTPSNRTKKSTAKYLATKKRQDHVEELLKIDGLGSKRWLFYPRATATTSEPVTGKVAGARDNSDQRIKIDRQFFKKYKRGKSVAGDAPIAKLMRWELMFYKKLGFIRTD; via the exons atggAGGCGTACTTATGTCCGTACGGGTCTTACCCTATGATGCCACCAGACCAGGGCCATGGGGATAATGTTGACTACTACAGCATGCAGCCTATGGATGGCCGAGATCATACAAG CTCACCAAAACACCGCACCAATCGTCGAGAAAAACGGTCCCGAAGCGCTAGCGGATCTAGATCTCGCTCCAAATCTCGGACGCCGAGATCCCGGTCCCACTCGAGATCTCGATCTCACTCCGTGTCGAGATCTCACTCTCAATCGACACGTACTCGGAGTATTAGGCGGGGACTGAATTTCAGGGATCCGAGTTTTCTGGACGCCTTTCGAGTATTATATTTGACAC CAAGCAACAGAACTAAAAAAAGCACTGCCAAGTACCTCGCAACGAAGAAGCGGCAAGATCACGTCGAGGAGCTTCTAAAAATCGACGGACTTGGCTCCAAGAGATGGCTGTTTTACCCGAGAGCCACGGCCACGACCAGCGAACCTGTCACTGGGAAGGTTGCAG GGGCAAGAGATAATTCAGACCAGCGCATTAAGATCGACAGGCAGTTCTTCAAGAAGTACAAGAGAGGCAAGTCGGTCGCTGGCGACGCGCCTATAGCCAAACTCATGCGCTGGGAACTTATGTTCTATAAGAAACTCGGCTTTATAAGGACCGATTAA
- the LOC134790336 gene encoding uncharacterized protein LOC134790336, which translates to MAQYIPLNLSGNNLGVRHCQLNTLVQDAFQSSVPFEAIQDLPEATLVDRLFKIALASKYRNIDYIFKNLKDPDMIFVSNALKCTWQLESEYKDKINANYLENELFPQMMSTAVCKMQHWLQRHLRDTDRCKDFYTYYKEKQFKIAIKFLWHCSKEYLLEEFMNITDRIGARNLKVLSERCPQLTRIFYKNLEQNQNVLKHYLDDEKYFFFNIKYILKSDPETFFNVVEKYFNVKKFKSFGPDITQKIMVHHRKRFFCKPELYTAWLLNIHILAKYLSPEEVKEVVLKLARAEYLGTWFTYKKVEPLIKRLNKNERVAFKNLVFVDKAIGDKLKDWPYTPPSSPIMKEIPGYSLFKDKEHEERTWRTAKRLIKKRKGPLHENVEIRVRRTLLDDLFDRYRFMSFEATLSDLRKRLKAESNLQNREFMMLVLVSKSGGREDSLRTLFGLLSQYRNEPVHFRAAIVRSLVKRAFVWRLPDDLWADLLQWAHGMGLDGSPSEINCTEGVHAVVLRNLLIDQEFNPVAAKLFFDNFTYFTEYSLSAVERRLLKNSLPKLLIEAAVSETESAKQTLLEQLLSTLDQYHIPFDKFPGVVEAIATAVQEDRDSSQYLLIRLYNARVARKQFFKENFSLNHDIASYMNALRHDISVIKFDNSDGFLEVVEMEGSSRYQIFLRKLIIYFAEPGGLVEQFHAFFKRLAETRPHNCLAKPLCLFVGKGFITLLKILDSAPKKSAERRLAVALRANAHTTRPRVDLKDIGWQAAGAKAIANLVCTSPRNQLNNMVKELLTWGRTIRMTLTLTDNEDVKIAAYKIMTELRPGIALKMFLRYLKVGEIGSEFLTIWNTVKSLITKLDFTKRPRLCANLKNIQIVPSLIKPEYCVLVYQAFTQIDKDESPLYKPSLSILFDIENICYDVNESFFCNLVNNIIVDNELLNREYFLRQQSCLYIRLIIKYILLCDSEDSQEIRMKSLEYLLQRLEEYWKIIDDDVSKSLFLETFLEALKYNKVFFDVKYVSCMPVFERVLAWLHSFLTIEKWFGIYIKLHLTMLYYKVARICISQKLKYFTSDLQNLDKGIDMFGNIFGKLLALDYEELQDKYFESIREIYREELMEYLNKYIDYTSFDYSKERFIIAVIKSILDEKDAKEAHFLASHMFVRHENRYFKYGLDFSDIKDNLKDTNNNELRFSLNIEF; encoded by the coding sequence ATGGCGCAATATATCCCGCTAAATTTATCAGGAAATAATTTAGGAGTACGACACTGTCAGTTAAATACCCTAGTTCAGGATGCTTTCCAATCATCAGTACCATTTGAGGCCATACAAGACCTTCCCGAAGCCACACTAGTGGACAGACTCTTCAAGATAGCCCTTGCTTCAAAATACAGAAACATTGATTACATATTCAAAAATCTAAAAGATCCAGACATGATATTTGTTTCCAACGCTCTGAAATGCACTTGGCAATTGGAATCTGAATACAAAGATAAAATAAACGCAAACTATTTGGAGAATGAGCTATTTCCACAGATGATGTCAACCGCCGTCTGCAAAATGCAGCATTGGCTACAACGACACTTACGCGATACCGACAGATGCAAAGATTTTTACACGTATTACAAGgaaaaacagtttaaaatagCTATTAAATTTCTTTGGCATTGCTCCAAAGAATATCTTCTCGAAGAGTTCATGAATATCACGGACAGAATAGGTGCACGTAATTTAAAAGTACTTAGTGAAAGATGCCCACAACTAACcagaatattttacaaaaatttAGAACAAAATCAAAATGTTTTGAAACATTACCTTGACGatgaaaaatatttcttttttaacataaaatatatcttGAAATCTGATCCTGAAACATTTTTCAATGTTGTTGAAAAATACTTCAATGTTAAGAAGTTTAAATCTTTTGGACCCGACATCACACAGAAAATAATGGTTCATCACAGAAAAAGATTCTTTTGTAAACCTGAATTGTACACAGCTTGGTTACTAAACATTCATATTTTAGCCAAGTACTTAAGCCCCGAGGAAGTAAAAGAGGTTGTTTTAAAATTAGCAAGAGCGGAGTACTTGGGAACCTGGTTTACTTATAAAAAGGTAGAACCTTTGATCAAAAGGCTGAACAAGAATGAAAGAGTTGCATTCAAAAACCTTGTTTTTGTTGACAAAGCTATAGGAGATAAACTTAAAGATTGGCCATACACTCCGCCTAGCTCGCCTATTATGAAAGAAATTCCTGGATATAGCCTTTTTAAGGACAAAGAACATGAAGAACGCACATGGAGAACCGCAAaacgtttaataaaaaaaagaaaaggccCACTACATGAAAACGTTGAGATACGTGTACGCCGAACTCTACTTGATGATTTATTCGATCGTTATCGATTTATGAGTTTCGAAGCGACTTTGTCTGATCTTCGGAAACGTCTTAAAGCTGAGAGTAATCTACAAAACCGTGAGTTCATGATGCTTGTACTGGTCAGCAAGTCAGGTGGACGCGAAGATAGTCTTAGAACCTTGTTCGGGCTATTATCACAGTATAGAAATGAGCCTGTGCACTTTCGAGCAGCTATTGTCCGAAGTTTGGTGAAACGTGCCTTTGTGTGGCGTTTACCTGATGACCTATGGGCTGACTTGCTGCAATGGGCGCACGGAATGGGTTTAGATGGAAGCCCTTCAGAAATTAATTGCACTGAGGGAGTGCATGCGGTTGTCTTGCGAAATCTTCTCATCGATCAGGAATTTAATCCAGTTGCTGCTAAATTATTCTTTGATAACTTTACATATTTTACAGAGTACTCATTAAGTGCTGTAGAACGCAGGTTACTTAAAAATAGTCTGCCCAAGTTGCTAATTGAAGCAGCTGTTTCAGAAACGGAATCTGCAAAACAGACACTTTTGGAGCAATTGCTGAGTACACTTGATCAGTATCATATTCCTTTTGACAAATTTCCTGGTGTTGTAGAAGCTATCGCAACAGCTGTCCAAGAAGACCGAGATTCTTCTCAATACCTGCTCATCCGCTTGTACAATGCTCGCGTTGCTCGAAAACAATTTTTCAAAGAAAACTTTTCTTTAAATCACGATATTGCATCATACATGAACGCCCTACGACATGACATTTCAGTAATTAAATTTGACAATAGTGATGGGTTTCTAGAAGTCGTAGAAATGGAAGGTTCTTCGCGTTATCagatttttttaagaaaattgatAATATATTTTGCGGAACCAGGAGGACTGGTAGAGCAGTTCCATGCATTTTTCAAACGCTTAGCTGAAACAAGGCCACATAACTGTCTAGCAAAGCCTTTGTGTCTATTCGTTGGAAAAGGTTTCATTACGTTACTAAAAATTTTAGATAGTGCGCCAAAAAAATCAGCAGAAAGACGTCTAGCGGTTGCATTAAGAGCAAACGCTCATACCACCCGACCACGGGTAGATTTAAAAGACATCGGTTGGCAAGCAGCAGGAGCTAAAGCAATAGCTAACTTAGTTTGTACCAGTCCTCGAAATCAGCTAAATAATATGGTTAAAGAGCTTCTAACCTGGGGACGTACTATTCGAATGACACTTACTTTGACAGATAATGAAGATGTTAAGATCGCTGCTTATAAAATAATGACAGAATTAAGGCCAGGGATagctttaaaaatgtttttgcgCTATTTAAAAGTTGGTGAAATTGGCAGTGAATTTCTAACGATTTGGAATACTGTAAAATCTCTTATTACTAAACTGGATTTTACTAAACGACCCAGACTTTGTGCAAACCTTAAGAATATTCAAATTGTGCCATCCTTGATTAAACCCGAGTACTGTGTTCTTGTATATCAAGCTTTTACACAAATAGATAAAGACGAAAGTCCATTATACAAACCATCACTAAGCATACTTTTCGATATAGAAAACATATGTTACGATGTTAACGAATCATTTTTCTGTAATCTTGTGAACAATATAATAGTAGATAATGAGTTATTGAATCGTGAATATTTCCTCAGGCAACAATCGTGTTTATATATTCGACTTATCATAAAGTACATACTGCTTTGCGATTCTGAGGACTCTCAAGAGATAAGAATGAAGAGCTTAGAATATTTATTGCAACGGCTGGAAGAATATTGGAAAATAATTGATGATGATGTTTCGAAAAGCTTGTTTTTGGAAACATTTTTGGAagccttaaaatataataaagtattttttgacGTTAAGTATGTCTCGTGTATGCCTGTTTTTGAAAGAGTTCTTGCTTGGTTGCACAGTTTCTTGACTATAGAGAAATGGTTTGGTATTTACATTAAGTTACATTTAACAATGCTTTATTATAAAGTTGCCAGAATCTGTATTAGTCAGAAACTTAAATACTTTACTAGTGATCTTCAAAATCTTGACAAAGGTATTGATATGTTTGGCAATATTTTTGGCAAATTACTTGCGCTTGATTATGAAGAATtacaagataaatattttgaaagCATAAGAGAAATATATAGAGAAGAGTTGATGGAATAccttaataaatatattgattATACATCATTTGATTATAGTAAAGAGAGGTTTATTATAGctgttataaaaagtattttagATGAAAAAGATGCTAAAGAAGCACATTTTTTGGCTAGTCATATGTTTGTAAGACATGAGAATAGATATTTTAAATACGGATTAGACTTCAGTGATATTAAGGATAATCTGaaagatacaaataataatgagtTACGCTTTTCATTAAATATAGAATTTTAA